One genomic window of Coffea eugenioides isolate CCC68of chromosome 1, Ceug_1.0, whole genome shotgun sequence includes the following:
- the LOC113751217 gene encoding pentatricopeptide repeat-containing protein At4g02820, mitochondrial, whose product MFPRLLRRSLAVVRYFSAETIGATVKSPPSGGASSKITSTGGRDTLGRRLLSLVYTKRSAVIAIRKWKEEGHVVQKYELNRIVRELRKLKRYKHALEVCEWMRIQENIKLLSGDYAVHLDLIAKVRGMNSAEKFFEDLPDKMKDHTTCSSLLHTYAQHKESAKAEALIEKMSECGFLKSPLPYNHMLTLYISTGKLEKVSAMIQELKKNTSPDVVTYNLWLSVCALQNDVETAEKVFLELQKETLDPDWVTYSTLTNIYIKNSLKKKAASTLGEMEKRISKKVRPSYSSLISLHTSLEHKDEVYWIWKKMKSMFHKLNDSEYMCMIASLVKLHELCKAEKLYMEWSSISPTGDSRIPNILLAAYINDGQMEMAEKFYKQMVEKGMTPSYTTWELLTWGYLKLKKVEKVLDCFNKAIGSVKKWEPDVKMVKEVSGMLEVSGNIEGAEKLLVTLRHAGHLNTGMYNSLLRTYAKAGKMPVVVVERMKKDNVQPDEDTRQLIQLTSRMCVTEVPSSILGE is encoded by the exons ATGTTCCCTCGTTTGTTGCGCAGATCCCTCGCCGTCGTGCGCTATTTCTCGGCAGAAACCATTGGAGCGACGGTGAAGTCCCCACCATCAGGTGGTGCAAGCAGCAAAATCACGAGCACTGGTGGAAGAGACACCCTCGGGAGGAGGCTACTGAGTCTGGTATACACAAAGCGCAGCGCCGTCATCGCCATTAGAAAGTGGAAGGAGGAAGGCCACGTAGTCCAAAAGTACGAGCTCAACCGCATAGTCCGAGAGCTCCGTAAGCTTAAGCGCTATAAACATGCCCTCGAg GTATGTGAGTGGATGAGGATACAGGAAAATATCAAGTTACTATCTGGGGACTATGCTGTCCATttggacttgattgcaaaagtCCGAGGCATGAATAGTGCTGAGAAGTTCTTTGAAGATCTTCCTGACAAAATGAAAGATCACACAACATGTAGTTCCCTTCTTCACACCTATGCCCAACACAAGGAATCCGCTAAAGCGGAAGCTTTAATTGAAAAGATGTCAGAGTGTGGTTTCTTGAAGAGTCCTCTTCCTTACAACCACATGTTGACCTTGTATATCTCCACAGGGAAGTTGGAGAAGGTTTCAGCGATGATTCAGGAGTTAAAGAAGAACACTTCACCAGATGTTGTTACATATAACCTGTGGTTATCTGTCTGTGCGCTGCAGAATGACGTAGAAACTGCAGAAAAAGTATTCCTGGAGCTACAGAAGGAAACACTGGATCCAGATTGGGTGACTTATAGCACATTAACCAATATCTACATTAAAAATTCACTCAAGAAAAAAGCAGCTTCGACTTTGGgtgaaatggaaaaaagaatttccaagaaagttcGTCCCTCTTATTCCTCTCTCATTAGTTTACACACTAGCCTGGAACATAAAGATGAGGTTTATTGGATTTGGAAGAAGATGAAGTCAATGTTCCACAAGTTAAATGACTCCGAGTATATGTGCATGATTGCATCCCTAGTGAAACTCCATGAATTATGCAAAGCAGAGAAGCTTTACATGGAATGGAGTTCTATTTCTCCAACTGGGGACTCTAGAATTCCGAATATACTTCTTGCTGCTTATATCAACGATGGTCAGATGGAAATGGCTGAGAAGTTCTACAAACAGATGGTAGAAAAAGGTATGACTCCTAGCTATACCACTTGGGAGCTTCTGACATGGGGCTACTTGAAACTAAAGAAGGTGGAAAAGGTACTTGATTGTTTCAACAAAGCTATTGGTAGTGTGAAAAAATGGGAGCCAGATGTAAAGATGGTCAAAGAAGTATCTGGGATGCTTGAAGTGAGTGGCAACATTGAGGGTGCAGAAAAATTGTTAGTTACTCTTCGGCATGCTGGACACTTGAATACAGGAATGTATAACTCACTTCTCCGAACTTATGCAAAAGCTGGTAAAATGCCAGTTGTAGTTGTAGAGAGGATGAAGAAGGATAATGTCCAACCGGACGAGGATACCAGGCAGCTCATACAACTAACTAGCAGAATGTGCGTGACTGAAGTTCCGAGCTCTATCCTGGGAGAATAA
- the LOC113751904 gene encoding mitochondrial Rho GTPase 1-like isoform X1, translated as MPGSSTSSSRTNIRVVVVGDRATGKSSLIAAAASESFPIQVQPVLPPTRLPPDFYPDNVPLTLIDTSSSLENRGKLAEELKRADVVVLTYACDQPATLKRLTTFWLYELRRLEIKAPVIVVGCKLDKRDEEYHMSLEQVMAPIMQQFREIETCIECSAANMLQVPEVFYYAQKAVLHPTAPLFDQETQTLKPRCVRALKRIFILCDHDMDDALNDEELNEFQVRCFNAPLQSAEIVEVKRVVQEKLGEGVNDLGLTLTGFLYLHALFIEKGRLETTWTVLRKFGYDDEIKLRDPYLSIPFKKAPDQNMELTSEAMEFLKGVFSTYDGDKDGVLQYSELVELFSTAPESPWEEAPYKDAVDRTPMGGLSLSGYLCEWALMTLLNPNQSLANLIYIGYNCDAASAFHVTRRRSVDRKKQRTERDVHQCFVFGPKNAGKSTLLKSFVGRPFSENYRPTSSDWYVVNVVNQAAGTRKTLVLREIPEDEVKNLLSDKKSLAACDVAVFVYDSSDENSLKRASELLKDVARQGEETGFGVPCLFIAAKDDLDSYSNGIKDSAKICQDMGIDAPVHVSVKERDLNNVFQRIVLAADRPHLNIPETEVGQNRKLYRHFVSRSLMFVSVAAAVAVVGLAAYRSYAAKKNTSS; from the exons ATGCCTGGTTCTTCAACCTCCTCCTCCCGCACAAACATACGCGTCGTCGTCGTCGGCGACCGCGCTACCGGCAAGTCAAGCCTCATTGCCGCTGCCGCCTCCGAAAGTTTCCCCATCCAAGTCCAGCCTGTTCTCCCTCCCACTCGCCTTCCCCCCGACTTCTATCCTGATAACGTCCCCCTCACTCTCATCGATACCTCATCCAG CTTGGAGAACAGAGGTAAGCTTGCTGAAGAATTGAAGCGAGCCGATGTAGTAGTACTGACTTATGCATGCGATCAGCCTGCCACGCTCAAGCGCCTCACTACCTTCTGGCTATACGAACTTCGCCGATTAGAG ATAAAGGCACCAGTCATAGTTGTTGGCTGCAAGCTGGATAAGCGAGATGAGGAGTATCATATGAGTTTGGAGCAGGTAATGGCCCCAATTATGCAACAGTTTCGAGAGATTGAGACTTGTATAGAATGTTCTGCAGCAAATATGCTTCAG GTCCCTGAAGTATTTTATTATGCTCAAAAGGCAGTACTTCATCCAACTGCCCCACTATTTGATCAAGAGACTCAAACTCTGAAACCCCGCTGCGTAAGAGCGTTAAAACGGATATTTATACTTTGTGACCATGACATGGATGATGCCCTCAATGATGAAGAGTTGAATGAGTTTCAG GTTAGATGCTTCAATGCTCCGCTACAGTCTGCTGAAATAGTGGAGGTGAAGAGAGTCGTACAAGAGAAGTTGGGTGAAGGAGTCAATGACCTTGGGCTTACCCTGACAGGGTTTCTTTATTTGCATGCTCTTTTTATTGAAAAAGGTCGGCTTGAGACAACTTGGACTGTTTTAAGAAAATTTGGGTATGATGATGAAATTAAGCTGAGGGATCCTTATCTATCTATTCCATTCAAAAAGGCTCCTGACCAG AATATGGAATTGACAAGTGAAGCCATGGAGTTCTTGAAGGGAGTCTTCAGCACATATGATGGTGATAAA GATGGTGTTCTTCAGTATTCTGAGCTTGTTGAACTATTTTCAACTGCACCAGAAAG TCCGTGGGAAGAAGCTCCTTATAAGGATGCAGTTGACAGAACTCCAATGGGGGGCTTATCTCTTTCTGGATATCTATGTGAG TGGGCTCTTATGACTTTGCTGAACCCCAATCAAAGTTTGGCTAACTTAATATACATTGGATATAACTGTGATGCTGCATCAGCATTCCATGTAACTAGGAGAAGATCTGTGGACCGCAAGAAACAGAGAACAGAACGAGATGTGCATCAATGCTTTGTCTTTGGACCTAAAAATGCTGGAAAGTCTACACTCTTAAAGTCTTTTGTTGGAAG GCCGTTCTCAGAAAATTACAGACCAACTAGTAGTGATTGGTATGTGGTGAATGTTGTTAACCAGGCTGCG GGAACTAGAAAAACTCTTGTGCTTCGTGAAATTCCTGAAGATGAGGTTAAAAATTTGTTGTCTGATAAGAAGTCTTTGGCCGCTTGTGATGTCGCAGTATTTGTTTATGACAG CTCGGATGAAAATTCTTTAAAAAGAGCATCCGAATTGCTTAAGGATGTTGCTAGGCAAGGTGAAGAGACCGGTTTTGGGGTGCCATGTCTCTTTATTGCTGCCAAAGATGATCTGGATTCCTATTCAAATGGTATAAAAGATTCAGCCAAG ATTTGTCAGGATATGGGAATAGATGCACCCGTTCATGTGAGTGTGAAGGAAAGAGATCTGAACAATGTTTTCCAGAGAATAGTGCTTGCAGCTGATCGCCCTCATCTCAACATTCCGGAAACTGAGGTTGGACAAAACAGGAAACTGTATCGCCATTTTGTTAGTCGCTCTCTCATGTTTGTCTCAG TTGCTGCTGCTGTTGCTGTTGTTGGATTGGCAGCATATCGCTCCTATGCTGCAAAGAAGAATACCTCCAGTTAG
- the LOC113751904 gene encoding mitochondrial Rho GTPase 1-like isoform X2, which produces MPGSSTSSSRTNIRVVVVGDRATGKSSLIAAAASESFPIQVQPVLPPTRLPPDFYPDNVPLTLIDTSSSLENRGKLAEELKRADVVVLTYACDQPATLKRLTTFWLYELRRLEIKAPVIVVGCKLDKRDEEYHMSLEQVPEVFYYAQKAVLHPTAPLFDQETQTLKPRCVRALKRIFILCDHDMDDALNDEELNEFQVRCFNAPLQSAEIVEVKRVVQEKLGEGVNDLGLTLTGFLYLHALFIEKGRLETTWTVLRKFGYDDEIKLRDPYLSIPFKKAPDQNMELTSEAMEFLKGVFSTYDGDKDGVLQYSELVELFSTAPESPWEEAPYKDAVDRTPMGGLSLSGYLCEWALMTLLNPNQSLANLIYIGYNCDAASAFHVTRRRSVDRKKQRTERDVHQCFVFGPKNAGKSTLLKSFVGRPFSENYRPTSSDWYVVNVVNQAAGTRKTLVLREIPEDEVKNLLSDKKSLAACDVAVFVYDSSDENSLKRASELLKDVARQGEETGFGVPCLFIAAKDDLDSYSNGIKDSAKICQDMGIDAPVHVSVKERDLNNVFQRIVLAADRPHLNIPETEVGQNRKLYRHFVSRSLMFVSVAAAVAVVGLAAYRSYAAKKNTSS; this is translated from the exons ATGCCTGGTTCTTCAACCTCCTCCTCCCGCACAAACATACGCGTCGTCGTCGTCGGCGACCGCGCTACCGGCAAGTCAAGCCTCATTGCCGCTGCCGCCTCCGAAAGTTTCCCCATCCAAGTCCAGCCTGTTCTCCCTCCCACTCGCCTTCCCCCCGACTTCTATCCTGATAACGTCCCCCTCACTCTCATCGATACCTCATCCAG CTTGGAGAACAGAGGTAAGCTTGCTGAAGAATTGAAGCGAGCCGATGTAGTAGTACTGACTTATGCATGCGATCAGCCTGCCACGCTCAAGCGCCTCACTACCTTCTGGCTATACGAACTTCGCCGATTAGAG ATAAAGGCACCAGTCATAGTTGTTGGCTGCAAGCTGGATAAGCGAGATGAGGAGTATCATATGAGTTTGGAGCAG GTCCCTGAAGTATTTTATTATGCTCAAAAGGCAGTACTTCATCCAACTGCCCCACTATTTGATCAAGAGACTCAAACTCTGAAACCCCGCTGCGTAAGAGCGTTAAAACGGATATTTATACTTTGTGACCATGACATGGATGATGCCCTCAATGATGAAGAGTTGAATGAGTTTCAG GTTAGATGCTTCAATGCTCCGCTACAGTCTGCTGAAATAGTGGAGGTGAAGAGAGTCGTACAAGAGAAGTTGGGTGAAGGAGTCAATGACCTTGGGCTTACCCTGACAGGGTTTCTTTATTTGCATGCTCTTTTTATTGAAAAAGGTCGGCTTGAGACAACTTGGACTGTTTTAAGAAAATTTGGGTATGATGATGAAATTAAGCTGAGGGATCCTTATCTATCTATTCCATTCAAAAAGGCTCCTGACCAG AATATGGAATTGACAAGTGAAGCCATGGAGTTCTTGAAGGGAGTCTTCAGCACATATGATGGTGATAAA GATGGTGTTCTTCAGTATTCTGAGCTTGTTGAACTATTTTCAACTGCACCAGAAAG TCCGTGGGAAGAAGCTCCTTATAAGGATGCAGTTGACAGAACTCCAATGGGGGGCTTATCTCTTTCTGGATATCTATGTGAG TGGGCTCTTATGACTTTGCTGAACCCCAATCAAAGTTTGGCTAACTTAATATACATTGGATATAACTGTGATGCTGCATCAGCATTCCATGTAACTAGGAGAAGATCTGTGGACCGCAAGAAACAGAGAACAGAACGAGATGTGCATCAATGCTTTGTCTTTGGACCTAAAAATGCTGGAAAGTCTACACTCTTAAAGTCTTTTGTTGGAAG GCCGTTCTCAGAAAATTACAGACCAACTAGTAGTGATTGGTATGTGGTGAATGTTGTTAACCAGGCTGCG GGAACTAGAAAAACTCTTGTGCTTCGTGAAATTCCTGAAGATGAGGTTAAAAATTTGTTGTCTGATAAGAAGTCTTTGGCCGCTTGTGATGTCGCAGTATTTGTTTATGACAG CTCGGATGAAAATTCTTTAAAAAGAGCATCCGAATTGCTTAAGGATGTTGCTAGGCAAGGTGAAGAGACCGGTTTTGGGGTGCCATGTCTCTTTATTGCTGCCAAAGATGATCTGGATTCCTATTCAAATGGTATAAAAGATTCAGCCAAG ATTTGTCAGGATATGGGAATAGATGCACCCGTTCATGTGAGTGTGAAGGAAAGAGATCTGAACAATGTTTTCCAGAGAATAGTGCTTGCAGCTGATCGCCCTCATCTCAACATTCCGGAAACTGAGGTTGGACAAAACAGGAAACTGTATCGCCATTTTGTTAGTCGCTCTCTCATGTTTGTCTCAG TTGCTGCTGCTGTTGCTGTTGTTGGATTGGCAGCATATCGCTCCTATGCTGCAAAGAAGAATACCTCCAGTTAG
- the LOC113777878 gene encoding protein FANTASTIC FOUR 1-like: MSSSVCQGLQSCIEPGLAEPRVLIQNLAPPIHNSSQSNPWSQKPKNAPPQPQQEQNEMIIPNENDKSTLIQRKYCYCDSVESKRNSDSLWSSIQALTRTSQNRMQVSEAEQQVYVHPLVKRSSSGLSTKSLEMCTENLGSETGSSIDQSIDDFPSPSLDSRRRNVQGMHRSRSREFTKKRYPSVGFPPPLTSIGGSGGVHMRTHREGGRLVLEAVSVSSCSSYFKAERANGRLRLSLMRGGFTGSDDFHDLVDEYGENAYNMQHNEEDEPEKETDNDEEEVEIEDAAEDDANERAGQWEDESDVNGENVVYEGVGVGELARLSRCKEGGAMTRNGEMSTWEPYLVTTS, encoded by the coding sequence ATGTCTTCAAGCGTGTGTCAAGGGTTGCAGTCATGTATTGAGCCTGGACTCGCGGAACCACGTGTCTTAATTCAGAATTTGGCTCCACCAATACACAACTCTTCCCAGTCCAATCCATGGAGTCAAAAGCCAAAAAACGCGCCTCCGCAACCACAACAGGAACAAAATGAGATGATTATTCCCAATGAGAATGACAAGAGCACCCTCATCCAACGCAAATACTGCTACTGTGATTCGGTTGAGAGCAAAAGGAACAGTGACTCGCTCTGGAGCTCCATCCAGGCACTCACCAGAACCAGTCAGAATCGCATGCAAGTGAGCGAGGCAGAACAGCAAGTCTACGTCCACCCTCTCGTCAAGCGCTCCTCATCCGGATTAAGCACAAAAAGCTTGGAAATGTGCACCGAAAATTTAGGGAGCGAAACGGGAAGCAGCATTGACCAAAGCATAGATGACTTCCCTTCCCCTTCACTGGATTCCAGGCGGAGGAATGTCCAAGGCATGCACCGATCAAGGTCACGAGAATTCACCAAAAAAAGGTACCCCAGTGTTGGTTTTCCTCCTCCCCTGACTTCTATTGGCGGCTCAGGCGGTGTCCATATGAGGACTCACCGCGAAGGTGGACGTCTGGTGTTGGAAGCTGTAAGTGTTTCTTCTTGCAGCTCTTACTTCAAAGCTGAACGTGCCAATGGCAGGCTTAGGCTTTCCTTGATGAGAGGTGGCTTCACGGGCTCTGACGACTTTCATGACTTGGTGGATGAGTACGGAGAAAATGCGTACAACATGCAACACAACGAAGAAGATGAACCAGAAAAGGAAACTGATAATGACGAAGAAGAGGTTGAAATTGAAGATGCTGCAGAGGATGATGCTAACGAACGTGCTGGCCAGTGGGAAGATGAATCGGATGTGAACGGTGAAAATGTGGTATATGAGGGTGTGGGGGTTGGAGAGTTGGCAAGACTTAGCAGGTGCAAAGAAGGAGGAGCGATGACTAGGAACGGCGAGATGTCAACTTGGGAGCCGTATTTGGTGACCACTTCCTGA